Genomic window (Bosea vaviloviae):
GACCATCGCCGGCAGGATGACCGCAAGCAGCGCCTTGTCCCAGCTTTTCGTGCCCGCCTGGAAGCGGCTGCGTGCGCGGTAGATGATCGGATTGACCCAGGCGAGCACCAGGGCCGAAGCTCCGAAGCCCGAAATCAGAACCGCAAGGAAGACCCATCCGGGCCGCCAGGCGATCGTGCCGGCAGGCCAGAAGATCAATCCAAGCAGCGAAAGCGGCAGGCCGATCGCATAGGCGATGGCCGTGCCGCGCGACATCGCGCTCGGCTCCCGGGGCGTTTCGGTCTGTTCCATGTCACGCACTCCTTCGGCAAAATTGTCTCCAGGCTGGCTTTGGCCCAAAGCTGACTTGGCCCAAGACTGACTTGATCCATGCGAGGGAACGCCGATCGATCGCCTCAGGATCGCGGCGTCTTCGCGCGCCACTGCTCGAGCGCTGCCTCCATCGCCTGGCGTATCGCCAGGTAGAACTCGGCCATGTCCTCGAGGCGGTCCCGAACCCCTCCCGACGCGACGGTGCCTGCGCCGTTCCTGAGGAGCGCGGCGAGCGCATCCAGCAGGCGGTTCTGCTCGGTCAGCATGCCCTCGTAATTATCGGACACCGCGTACAAGGCGCGCTTACTGCCGCGCTCGCCATGACGCCGGGCGAGCCTGTATGTTTCCAGCAATCGCGCGGCGACGCTGGCGCTGCTCTTGCTGATCTCGAGCTCGGCGGTGATGCGATCGAGGCTGACCGGCTCGGCGCGGAGCAGCAGATAGCCGTAGAGGCGCGCCGCTGTCTGGGGCACGCCCCAGGGGATCAACAACCGGGCGGCGTCCTCGATGAAGCGTTGTTCGGCCGTCGCCATGCGCTTATTCGCTATATTCGGCATTTTCCGAATATAGCGAATATAATGCGTATGTCCAACGTGCGAAGCTGGTCGGAGGAAATCCCATGCCCGCCACATAAGGCGCGCCTACCGGAATACGGCCCTTCCCTGCACCACGATCCCCTACCCCGCCAATCGCCCCAGCGCCGGGCCGATCTCGGCCCGAACCACGAGATCGGCGATGGCGTCGAGCTCCGTTGGCTCGCGGTTGACGATGACGAGTTTCGCGCAATTGCGCTTGG
Coding sequences:
- a CDS encoding GbsR/MarR family transcriptional regulator; its protein translation is MATAEQRFIEDAARLLIPWGVPQTAARLYGYLLLRAEPVSLDRITAELEISKSSASVAARLLETYRLARRHGERGSKRALYAVSDNYEGMLTEQNRLLDALAALLRNGAGTVASGGVRDRLEDMAEFYLAIRQAMEAALEQWRAKTPRS